Part of the Streptomyces sp. WMMC500 genome is shown below.
CACGTCGTACGCGCCCCGCCTCGGCGGGCTGATCCCGGCGCTGGAGACCATCCTCGACGCGGTCGAGACCACGGCCCGGGACACCGGCCTCGGGATGCGCGTGCTGGTCGCCGCGAACCGCATGAAGCACCCGCTCGACGCCCGTACCCTCGCCCGCCTCGCCGTGCGCTACGCCGACCGCGGCGTCGTCGGCTTCGGGCTGTCCAACGACGAGCGCCGCGGCTTCGCGCGCGACTTCGACCGCGCCTTCGCCATCGCCCGCGACGGCGGCCTGCTGGCCGCCCCGCACGGCGGCGAGCTGGCGGGGCCCGCCAGCGTCCGCGACTGCCTGGACGACCTGGACGCGAGCCGCATCGGGCACGGCATCCGCGCCGCCGAGGACCCGCGGCTGCTGTCGCGGCTGGCGGCGGCGGGGGTGACGTGCGAGGTGTGCCCGTCGTCGAACGTCGCCCTGGGGGTGTACGAGCGGCCCGAGGACGTGCCGCTGCGGGCGCTGTGGGACGCGGGGGTGCCGATGGCGCTCGGCGCGGACGACCCGCTGCTGTTCGGCTCGCGGCTGGCGGCGCAGTACGAGCTGGCGCGTACGTACCACGAGTTCACGGACGAGGAGCTGGCGGAGCTGGCGCGGCAGTCGGTACGGGCCTCGGTGGCGCCGGAGGACGTGCGCCGGCGGCTGCTGGCGCAGGTGGACGACTGGCTGTCGGGGGAGCCGCGGACGGGCGGTCAGGGGGCGGGCGGCGGCGAGAGCGCCGCCCAGACCGTACGGGACAGCGAAGCGGCGAACTCGTCCGCCGGCTGAGCCGCCGCGGCGCCGCCGAAGGCCAGGAAGAACGCCCGCTGGAAGCACGCGCCGAGCAGCAGCGCCGCCGCCGCCCGGGGATCCGCGTCGGCGCGGATCCGGCCGCGCTCCCGCTCCCGTACGAGGTACGCGGCGAGCGCGTCACCCGCC
Proteins encoded:
- a CDS encoding adenosine deaminase; its protein translation is MEHEHRPPARDVRRLPKAHLHLHFTGSMRSATLIELADKYGVHLPEALSGGEPPKLRATDERGWFRFQRLYDIARSCLRSAEDIQRLVREAAEEDLADGSGWLEIQVDPTSYAPRLGGLIPALETILDAVETTARDTGLGMRVLVAANRMKHPLDARTLARLAVRYADRGVVGFGLSNDERRGFARDFDRAFAIARDGGLLAAPHGGELAGPASVRDCLDDLDASRIGHGIRAAEDPRLLSRLAAAGVTCEVCPSSNVALGVYERPEDVPLRALWDAGVPMALGADDPLLFGSRLAAQYELARTYHEFTDEELAELARQSVRASVAPEDVRRRLLAQVDDWLSGEPRTGGQGAGGGESAAQTVRDSEAANSSAG